Proteins from a genomic interval of Trichoderma breve strain T069 chromosome 2, whole genome shotgun sequence:
- a CDS encoding protein kinase domain-containing protein, whose translation MVEYTPKTRAPLAETTNRLNVPVPAQNHQSQKARYSQSGAPQNNSYHSHQNMRPDSRGQAVAYNAYAPAVQKPQQSVEAAKRLSQASYASTSSSQSRRNYKTHIGPWQLGKTLGKGSSARVRLCRHNITKQLAAVKIVNRRMAYLVQDSSLAALSKWDSSLPEVNGEMRVPVSIEREVAILKLIEHPNIMKLYDIWENRSEIYLILEYIDQGDLFTFINTKGRLSEEVAVYFFRQMISAIAYCHSFNVCHRDLKPENILITADLQIKIADFGMAALHQSKTHRLATACGSPHYAAPELLKNRQYRGDKADIWSMGVILYAMLSATLPFDDPDLRVMMNKTKKGQYKMPEFLSPEAEDLIDRMLQVNPDHRISMKQIWQHLLIQKYNYLDDFGQDTGQPPDTRKGFHYAPIPPHQIDPQLLRQLRSLWHMSSDDVLERQLGSKEPNDQKAFYWLLYNYREQQLEDFKPELSRSMSDYHHLKPNSWKKRVSTCEFSQPRANGHGRSISRFTVISTTAETEDGTVQSYDPYRGSRMLKACGSQASHARITVHRDGEMLQASQPTRKRSGSNSSRRGRASSMRAHTGRSQSSRGSMGSLRSTRQGTPQTHASGLRHKRGVDFSHMRKRSASAAQVRREPHPSRKDSMTAVSGIPQHQVPLRPRSPTPDMPQLPDGTYPKAKGGPVSKDASILFNEELRHFSNNIAKDCDDAFGSSLIQDDSFSESVVDVQRKQCESTPLSFKIDTPSEATAPTEFSSKSWSSRPLPPIPSESGFMSQQTTAVNSRPASRAADNDTLVDEINRLAFPLLFSNQPDRRIVSAPAYGQANRRTGTLPCINENPGVSTVNVDKPRIVSAPPYTPPKKASRPMSGVEYLNQVETSIRVVASPSALSPVKIPEPLNVRKKSTKEGLGQPLQHQGEQKEDMVRNYEQCAQDTSQPGISSPVKKKRSWFKRSSKIDTDGETLVESKDDKQRTVSCETRQSSSTSTTATSTKKRNFSFPFWKSNRHRDSTMINGDDTSQHQETATDKADKKVQGLQKSSSGGSSRNIEVKQNWLTRLFRVKPAMSYICMSLSRKRTRQEVSTLLRKWRKYGIMDIQVDKERNIVFARVGAENCLNLKPVAFAAEVITVIEHGKKQQLSIIRFTQERGAASSFHKVVDTMRIVFTDRNLVVKDPSKQKMMIKTLNS comes from the exons ATGGTCGAATACACCCCAAAAACTCGTGCGCCTCTCGCCGAGACCACGAATCGCCTCAATGTTCCTGTGCCTGCTCAAAATCACCAGAGCCAAAAGGCACGATACAGCCAATCTGGTGCTCCTCAAAACAATAGCTACCACTCGCATCAGAACATGCGGCCTGATTCACGCGGCCAGGCAGTGGCTTACAACGCCTATGCTCCTGCTGTGCAGAAGCCGCAGCAATCTGTAGAGGCTGCGAAGCGTCTCTCCCAAGCATCCTACGCCTCCACCTCCAGCAGTCAAAGTAGGAGAAACTACAAGACGCACATTGGACCATGGCAATTAGGAAAGACTTTGGGAAAAGGCTCGTCGGCTCGTGTTCGGCTCTGTCGCCACAACATCACCAAGCAGCTCGCCGCTGTCAAGATTGTCAACCGTCGGATGGCGTATCTTGTTCAAGATAGCAGCCTGGCTGCTCTTAGCAAGTGGGATTCGAGCCTCCCAGAGGTCAATGGCGAAATGCGAGTTCCCGTGTCAATTGAACGCGAAGTTGCTATCCTTAAGCTTATTGAACATCCCAATATCATGAAGCTCTATGATATATGGGAGAATCGCTCTGAAAT TTATCTCATTCTTGAATACATTGACCAAGGCGATCTTTTTACCTTTATCAACACAAAAGGGAGGTTATCTGAGGAAGTGGCCGTCTACTTTTTTCGACAGATGATCAGCGCCATTGCCTATTGCCACTCCTTCAACGTGTGCCACCGCGACTTGAAGCCCGAAAACATCTTGATCACCGCCGACCTCCAGATCAAAATCGCCGACTTTGGCATGGCGGCTCTTCACCAATCAAAGACTCATCGACTGGCAACGGCTTGTGGCAGTCCACACTATGCGGCGCctgagcttctcaagaatAGACAATACCGTGGAGATAAGGCTGATATCTGGAGCATGGGCGTGATTCTCTATGCCATGCTGTCCGCAACTCTGCCTTTTGATGATCCTGATTTGCGTGTCATGATGAACAAGACTAAGAAGGGGCAGTATAAAATGCCCGAGTTTCTGAGCCCCGAAGCCGAGGATCTCATCGACCGCATGCTTCAAGTCAATCCCGATCATCGCATCTCAATGAAGCAGATTTGGCAGCACCTTCTGATCCAAAAGTACAACTACCTAGACGATTTTGGTCAGGATACTGGCCAGCCTCCAGATACGCGCAAGGGATTTCATTATGCTCCAATTCCGCCGCACCAGATTGACCCTCAGCTGCTGCGACAGCTGCGCTCCTTATGGCACATGTCTAGCGATGACGTTTTGGAGAGACAGCTGGGCTCTAAAGA GCCGAATGACCAAAAGGCATTTTACTGGCTTCTTTACAACTACCGCGAGCAGCAATTAGAGGATTTTAAGCCGGAACTGTCCCGTTCCATGAGCGACTATCATCATCTCAAGCCAAATTCCTGGAAGAAGCGCGTTTCGACATGTGAATTCTCTCAGCCCAGAGCCAACGGCCACGGTAGATCCATCTCTCGATTTACAGTCATCTCTACAACAGCAGAAACCGAGGACGGGACCGTCCAGAGTTACGACCCCTATAGAGGCAGTCGAATGCTGAAGGCTTGCGGCTCGCAAGCCAGTCATGCGAGAATTACTGTCCATCGGGACGGCGAGATGCTGCAAGCATCACAGCCGACTAGAAAACGTAGCGGATCAAACTCATCTCGCCGCGGACGAGCCAGTTCTATGCGAGCGCATACGGGTCGCTCCCAGTCGTCAAGAGGATCCATGGGTTCCCTGCGCAGTACTCGGCAAGGCACACCACAGACGCATGCCTCTGGCCTGCGACACAAGCGAGGTGTCGATTTTTCACACATGCGCAAGCGATCGGCCTCTGCAGCGCAGGTACGACGAGAACCTCATCCCTCGCGAAAAGACTCGATGACCGCCGTGAGTGGGATCCCACAACATCAGGTTCCCTTGAGACCTCGGTCTCCAACTCCGGATATGCCTCAGTTACCGGATGGTACCTATCCCAAAGCTAAAGGCGGTCCCGTCTCCAAGGACGCCTCGATTCTTTTTAACGAAGAGCTGCGTCATTTTAGCAATAACATTGCCAAGGACTGTGATGACGCATTTGGGAGCTCCCTCATCCAAGATGACTCTTTTTCAGAATCAGTGGTAGATGTGCAGAGGAAGCAGTGTGAATCGACGCCTCTTTCTTTTAAAATCGATACTCCGTCAGAGGCGACTGCACCTACAGAGTTCTCCAGCAAGTCCTGGAGCAGTCGCCCCCTGCCGCCAATTCCATCCGAAAGTGGCTTCATGAGTCAACAGACTACTGCGGTCAATTCTCGACCAGCCTCAAGAGCTGCCGACAATGACACCCTTGTGGATGAGATTAACCGACTGGCTTTTCCACTGCTATTTTCTAACCAGCCAGATCGCCGAATTGTATCGGCCCCTGCTTATGGCCAGGCAAATCGACGAACAGGTACTCTACCATGCATTAATGAGAATCCAGGTGTCAGCACTGTCAATGTGGACAAACCAAGGATTGTGTCGGCGCCCCCGTATACGCCACCAAAGAAGGCGAGCCGTCCCATGAGTGGTGTCGAATATCTGAACCAAGTCGAAACCTCAATCAGGGTAGTAGCTTCTCCATCCGCGTTGAGCCCTGTCAAGATTCCGGAGCCACTCAACGTGCGAAAGAAATCAACAAAAGAGGGCCTTGGACAGCCTCTGCAACACCAGGGAGAACAAAAGGAAGATATGGTGAGAAACTATGAGCAATGCGCGCAGGATACCTCGCAACCTGGCATTTCTAGCCCggtaaagaagaagaggtcgtGGTTCAAGCGGTCGTCTAAGATTGACACAGACGGTGAGACATTGGTAGAATCAAAGGATGACAAGCAGCGAACCGTCTCTTGCGAGACTCGCCAGTCCAGCTCAACTTCTACTACCGCCACTTCAACCAAGAAGAGGAACTTTAGCTTCCCGTTTTGGAAGAGCAATCGGCATAGAGATTCAACGATGATTAATGGAG ATGACACAAGTCAGCATCAGGAGACGGCCACTGACAAGGCCGATAAGAAAGTGCAAGGATTGCAGAAGTCATCAtctggcggcagcagccgcaaTATTGAAGTGAAGCAGAATTGGCTTACTAGGCTATTCCGCGTCAAACCTGCAATGAGCTACATCTGTATGAGCTTGTCACGCAAACGCACGCGACAGGAAGTGTCGACATTGCTGCGGAAATGGCGCAAATACGGAATAATGGATATACAAGTGGATAAGGAACGCAACATTGTGTTTGCGCGAGTCGGAGCTGAGAACT GCTTAAACCTCAAACCAGTTGCATTCGCCGCAGAGGTGA